Sequence from the Christiangramia fulva genome:
TAAAGCTGAGTATGAAAAGGAATATGGTGAGACAATGAGTACGCTGCAGCAATATCAGCAAATCAAGCAACAATTAAGCGCAGCACACCAGGCTGTTTCGGCAGAATTAGGAACCGAAGATTACACCAAAAAACAACTTTCTGAATATCAGCCGCAAACCCAGCAAATGCAGCAGTATAAAGCTATGCTGACTCAAATTCAGAATAATGTCAATGAAAACATTCCTAAAGCCCTAAAAGAGCTTCAGGATGCCATTGATTATTATCAAAACAGGATTGATACCCATTTAAATTTTGACCTTAATGGTAGAGCAGTGGTGGGTGATGATCCTTACAATATCAAGGATACCAATTACGGAAACAACAATGTAATGGGTCCTGAAAAAACCAAAGAAAATATCAAACACGGTACACATGTGGCTGGTATTATCGCCGCCGAACGCAAAAATGGAATTGGGATCAATGGAGTGGCCAGCAATGCCAAAATCATGGTGGTAAGAGCGGTTCCAGACGGTGATGAATATGACAAGGATATCGCACTGGGAATTCGATACGCCGTTGACAATGGTGCAAAAGTGATCAACACCAGTTTCGGAAAATATTTTTCACCTAATTACCAGTGGGTTTGGGATGCCATTAAATATGCCGCAGCTCACGATGTCCTAATTGTGAATGCCGCCGGTAATGAAGGCCTGAACCTTGATGAGAAAATGGTTTATCCTAACGATCAGACTCCGGAAAATCCGAATGAAATTGCTGATAATTTCCTAACGGTGGGAGCTCTAAATTATGAATATGGATCAGGACTGGTAGCAGGATTTTCAAATTATGGAAAAAAGAATGTAGATGTTTTTGCTCCCGGCGTAAAAATCTGGTCAACCACTCCTAATAACACTTATGAATATCTGCAGGGAACTTCTATGGCTGCGCCTGAGGTTGCCGGTGTTGCCGCATTAATAAGAGGTTTTTATCCTAAACTTACCGCCGCGCAGGTAAAACAAGTGATCATAGACAGCGGCCTTTCAACCAATGCTACTGTTATTGTGGGAGGAGACCGAAATAATACCATGAAATTTACCGATTTGTCCACCTCAGGGAAAATGGTAAATCTTTATAATGCCCTTATCCTTGCGAGCCAACTTTCAAATAATCTATAACCTACAATTTTAAATGAAAAAACTGATTTTTAATATATTATTTCTTTCAGTATTCGCTATTCAGGCTCAGAACAGCAAGTATTGGCAACAACATGTCGATTATAAAATGGATGTGAATATGAACGTGGAGAATTATCAGTATTCCGGGACTCAGGAACTGGAATACACCAATAATTCTCCCGATACCCTACATCGTGTTTTCTATCATCTGTTCAACAATGCCTTTCAGCCTGAAAGTGAGATGAATGCCCGCTTGAAGAGTATTGCCGATCCAGACAGCAGAATGGTGATTAATAAAGGAACACGTGAAAATCCCGATTTTGAAAGCAGAATTTCTAAACTTTCTCCTGAAGAAATTGGTTACCTACATGTTACCGAACTGTCACAGGATGGCGAAAAAGTAGATTTTAATGAAGAAGGAACTATTCTTGTGGTCGATCTGGCCAATGAAATACTGCCTGGAGAGAAAACAACTTTTAATTTAAAATTTAAAGGGCAGGTGCCAGTACAGATCCGTCGATCTGGACGAAATAATGCCGATGGCGTGGCACTTTCCATGACGCAGTGGTATCCAAAATTAGCCGAATATGATTATGAAGGCTGGCATGCCGATCCGTACATAGCCCGTGAATTCTACGGTGTGTGGGGTGATTTTGATGTAAAGATAACTATCGATAAAAATTACATTCTCGGCGGATCTGGAGTTCTTCAAAATGCGGAAGAAATAGGTTACGGATATCAAAAAGAAGGTGTTCAGGTTAAAAAACAAAAAGGTAAAACCCTTACCTGGCATTTTAAAGCTCATGATGTGCACGATTTTGCCTGGGCTGCCGATCCTGAATATATCCACGATTCCATGATGACCAAAAGCGGGGTAAAGCTTCATTTTCTGTATAAGAACGATCCCGAAGTGATCGATGCCTGGAAAAAAGTACAGCCTAAAACAGCCGAATTATTAGAATTCTATAATGAGAATATCGGGCCGTATCCATGGAAACAGTATTCGGTAATCCAGGGCGGTGACGGTGGAATGGAATATGCCAACTGCACCTTAATTACCGGGGGGAAAAAACTCAGCGGTCTCTATTCAACCACGGCTCATGAGCTTGCTCATTCATGGTTTCAGCAGTTGCTGGGAACCAACGAATCTGAACATCCATGGATGGATGAAGGTTTTACCACCTATATTTCTACTCTGGCGAAGAACCAGATTGCCGGAAAAAACAGTGAAAATCACTGGCAAGCTTCTTACAGAGATTATTACTATATCGTGCGTTCGGGCCTAGAACAGCCAATGACCACGCATAGCGATCGTTATCGCGTGAACGCGGCATATTCGGTTGCAGCCTACGATAAAGGAGCTGTTTTTCTTGCTCAGCTTGGGTATATTATCGGACCTGAAAACCTGGCTAAAACGCTGAACCGTTATTATGATGAATGGAAATTTAAACATCCTTCACCAAACGATTTTATCAGGCTTGCTGAAAAAGTTACCGGAGCCGAATTGAGCTGGTATCTCAACGATTGGACCAGAACGACGAACCATATTGATTATGGAATTGATTCGGTTGAAACTTCCAAAGAAAACACCACGGTGAATCTCCAGAGAATTGGCCTTATGCCCATGCCTTTAGATGTAAAGGTTACTTTTGCTGATGGTTCTACAGATGCTTATTACATCCCGCTGCGCATAATGCGTTGGGAAAAACCTGCGCTGGAAGATCAAAGCAGAACTGTTCTTTACGACTGGCCATGGGCTTTTCCAAACTACCAGTTCGAGATTCCATCTTCTAAAGGAAAAGTTTCTGAAATTGTGATCGATGATACAGGTTTAATGGCAGATATCGACAGGAGCAACAATAGCTGGAGTGCGTCGCAAGCTTCAGAAGACTTCGGAAAGTAAATAAGTATAAAATTTATTAAAAAAGCCCTTTCAGTAACGGAAGGGTTTTTTATTTGGCCACTATCCGTATTTTTGAAACATGAACGAAAGTTTTGGAAAACCTGAAAAGCTCAAAAGCCAAAAGCTTATTGATGAACTTTTTCTGAAAGGAAAGAGTATAAAAGCCTTTCCGTTAAAGCTAATGTATCTGGAGCGGCCAATTTCAGGTGAAGCTGAAATTAAGACCGGCGTTTCTGTACCAAAGAAACTGATAAAAACCGCGGTAAAAAGAAACAGGATCAAACGATTGATGCGCGAAATTTTCAGGAAAAATAAGTATCTTGTTTACAAAGATTTAAGTCGTACATACAGCTTCATGTTTATTTACATTTCCAAAGAAGAAATCCCTTATGAAAAACTGGAAAAAAGCATGCAAAAGCTACTGGAACAAATTCAAAAAATGAACAGATGAAAAAAAGGATGTTGAAAAGGATCATTTTACCGGTGGTTCTTGTGGGAATTTTAGTGGGAACTGCCAGTTTTAAATCTGATTTTTTTGCGATCGCCAAGCAAATTGAAATCTTCACCACATTGTTTAAAGAGATCAACATGAATTATGTTGATGAGACCAATCCGGCTGAACTCATGGATACGGCCATTAAATCGATGCTCGCCGACCTTGACCCCTATACCAATTATTGGAACGAACAGGATGTTGAAGCTGCTCGTATAAACAGTGCGGGAGAATATACAGGGATTGGTGCCATGGTCAAAACAGGGGCTGATGCCATCACTATTGTCGAGGCCTATAAAGATTATCCTGCAGATAAGGCCGGTTTAAAGCCGGGAGATGAAATAATAAAAATAGGGAATATCAATGTTTCTGATTTTAAAGAAGACGCGGGAGAGCTTCTAAATGGAGCTCCGGAAAGTACTATAGAAATAACATACCGGCGGCAGGGAGAGGTTAAGACAACTTCATTAAAACGAACTTCAGTCGAGCTCAATGCAGTGCCATTTTATAAATTATTAGATGATAAATCGGGCTATATCGTGCTTTCCCGTTTTAATAATAAGGCATCTGCAGAGGTCTCCCGGGCGGTAAAAGACTTAAGAAATAAAGGAGCCGAAAAGATCATTCTGGATCTTCGAAACAATCCGGGCGGCCTGTTAAATGAAGCGATCAATATCGCTAATTTATTCCTTCCAAAAGGCGAACTAATCGTGACCACTAAATCGGCTATTGAAAAGTATAACCGTGAATTTTTTACCCAAAATGAGCCTATCGATACGCATATTCCTTTAGCGATACTGGTGAATGGAAGAAGCGCCTCGGCCAGTGAGATCGTCGCGGGTTCAATTCAGGATCTCGACAGGGGAGTGATCATAGGTGCAAGAAGTTTTGGTAAGGGTCTGGTACAAAGACCACGTGAACTTGCCTATGGAACCCAGCTGAAAATCACCATTTCCAGGTATTATACTCCCAGCGGAAGATGTATCCAGGCCCTGGATTACCGCCATCGCGATGAAAAAGGAAAAGCAATTCGAAAAACTTCAGCTGATTATAACCAGTTCACCACCCGAAACGGACGAAAGGTCTTTGATGGAGGGGGAATTTTACCCGACATCCAGTTAGAAACTTCAAAATTAGCTGATATTACCAGTTCTTTGTTGTACCAGGATGCGATTTTCGATTATGCTACTAAATATTATTATGCGCATCAAATAAGTGATCCTTCAGAATTTAAGTTTACTGACAGCGATTATGCAGATTTTAAAAAATTCCTCGAAACTTCCGGTTTTAAATACGAAACTCAAACCGAAAAAAACCTTGATGAGCTTATAGAATCTGCCGAAAAAGAAGAAATTAAAGCCAGGATCGCTGAAGAAACTACAGCGATGCGCAGTAGCCTTAAAAATTATAAAAAACAGGAACTAGATAAACAAAAAACTGAAATTGTAGATCTGCTGCGGGATGAAATTATAAAGAGATATTTTTATAAGGAAGGTTTATATGAATATTACACACAGCACAATCCCGAAATAGAGAAAGCTCAGGAAATCCTTTCAAATCCTGTGGCTTATTCAAAAATCCTGAAATAAAATTGGAAACTTTTCTTTCCTTTTTTGAAAATATGGCAGCCTGGCAAAAGCTGGTCTGGCTAAGTTCAGTCCTTATTTTATTTTGGATACTGGAAGGTTTTTATAGCCTGGTAAAGTTCAAATACAATAAATGGGAACACGCCAGGACAAATTTGATCCTTCTCGGCTTTGTTCTTCTTATTAATTTAGGATTCGGAATATTAACTGCCGGAGTATTTATCTGGCTTAACAATTCTAATTTTGGCTTATTACATTTCATTGAGTTGCCAATTTGGGCAGAGCTAGTGGTATCGCTGATGGTTCTGGATTTAATTGCACAATATTTTGTTCATTTTCTTCTTCATAAGATCAGGTGGATGTGGCGCCTTCATATTATTCATCACAGCGAAATACATGTTGATGTAACCACCGGAACAAGACATCATCCCTTTGATTACCTTATTAGAGAAATTTTTGCTTTGATAGCCGTGATCATTATGGGAATGCCGCTTGCCTTTTACCTATTTTATAGAATATTGAGTGTCTTTTTCACCTACTTCAGCCATGCCAACCTAAGTCTTCCAAAAAAGCTGGATAAAGCTTTAAGTTATGTTTTTGTCACTCCTAATATGCATAAATTCCACCATCATTATGAATTGCCGTGGACCGATAGTAACTATGGAAATATTTTGAGTATCTGGGACAGGATCTTCGGAACCATGGTTTATGAAGACACCCGTAATATTAGGTATGGAATTGACATCGTAGACGACAGCACTTCTCAGGACCTGGGCTTTCAGCTGAAGATCCCTTTTAACAGATCAATTAAAACAACCCGTAATTAGGCTTTTTTCAACATGTTGATATGTGGAATTCCATCCTCGAGATAACCTTCTCCGGAAGTTTCATATCCATGTGATTCATAGAATTTTATAAGATATTGCTGGGCGGAAAGTCGTATTTCTGAAGTGTTGAAAAACCTGTTAATAGCCTTATGGGAAGCTTCCATAATTGCATGGCCGTAGCCAAATTTTCGTTCCGATTTCTTTACGACCACACGCCCAATGGCCGCTTCAGTAAAATAGAATCCGGGTTTAAAACAGCGGGTATAAGCTACAACTTCATTATTTTTGAAACCTACAACGTGAATGGCTTTTCTATCTTTCCCGTCAATATCCTGATAAACACAATCCTGCTCCACTACAAAAACCTCAGAGCGCAACTGAAGAATATCATAAAGTTCATCCAGGCTAAGCTCATGAAATTCCTTAATACTGATCCTGAGATCTTCCATAAGTATTTAACAGCTTTTTTTCGCAGGAATTTTATCTATTCTTCGCTGATGTCTACCTCCTTCAAATTTGGTATTTAAAAAGGCACTCATCATTTCCAAAGCAAGGTCTTTATCTACAAATCGGGCGGGAATACTTAAAATATTGGCATCATTGTGAGAACGGGCAAGTTTAGCAATCTCTACATTCCAGCAAAGAGCCGAACGAACTCCCTGATGCTTGTTAGCGGTCATATTAGCGCCGTTGCCACTACCGCAAATAATAATACCAAAATCGGCTTTTTTGCTTTCCACATCATCCGCAACAGGATGTACAAAGTCTGGATAATCTACACTGTCTTCAGAGTTGGTGCCATGATTTATAACGGAGTGGCCCCAATTTTCCAGTTCTGTTTGAAGCAGTTCCTTATATTCAGTTCCTGCGTGGTCATTTCCAATAGAGATTTTCATAATGAGGATTGTTTGGAAGCAAATTTAAAAAAACAGACTGTTAACCGGAGTTTTTTTCATTGTTAATTAAAATCGGGACTTCCTTAATTTTCAATGCTTTAAATTTGGTAATATTTTGTTAAAAAGATCCCTTTAAATACTCACAAAAAAATTTGTTTTTTAAGAAATTTATAACAATACCTATACTACTATGAGAATACCAAATAATAAATCATGGTTTTTTAAGATACTTATGAGTTATTAAAAACATGTTATTGACAACGAATTCAAATTAACTTTTCAATAAACTCATTTTAATATCCTTTATTAACTTTTGTTAAGTAAATCTTAAAAACTTAAGAATATCAGCTACTTATAAAAGTACAAATATGTTCATAAGCTGTTATGAAAAACTTGCAACTGAAATTCCAAACTTTAGCTGCTTATTTTTTGCTACAAATTAACACACTATAATAAACCATCATTTTTAAATTTTATAAAAGAAAAAATAATAGATATAATATAAGTGTTTATAACTATACGATGCGTAGATGAGAGGAACGATCGTCTAAAGATTCGATGATCTGTTTTGCTTTTTTGTAATCGTCCGGATGTACCATAAGCCTTATGCCTCCAAAGGCTACAGAAGATAGAGGGAATATATTTACAAGGGTTTCATTCTGAAAATAATATCGTATTCCGGCTCCATCGAATTTAAGTTTTAAAACAAAATATTCATGGGAATATGTAAAGGTGGCCAGACACAGATAATCTTTCATTACAAAGAATTTAGCCTCTTAAAGATAAGCTTTATTCTTTTAATGCTAAAGCAGATTTTTCAGTTGTTGTAGTGGTAGGAGCGGGAAAAAGATCAGATCTTTTATTTAGAGTTTTGTTAACAAAAATGATCACACTAATAATTCCCAGCAGGAAGATTAGAA
This genomic interval carries:
- a CDS encoding S8 family peptidase translates to MKLSFYKPLLAIFIAGFLGSCGTSAPSLVSTPIEKIDSIPLKVTDLSEAQLKNWSASDLRSDTIPGMSVDKAYAEIIKNNKPSPVIVGVVDSGVDIEHPDLKNQIWTNSDEIPNNGKDDDKNGYVDDIHGWNFLGNAVAENLEYVRIIKRLKPKYEGKPESSISTANRDEYKMYQAAKAEYEKEYGETMSTLQQYQQIKQQLSAAHQAVSAELGTEDYTKKQLSEYQPQTQQMQQYKAMLTQIQNNVNENIPKALKELQDAIDYYQNRIDTHLNFDLNGRAVVGDDPYNIKDTNYGNNNVMGPEKTKENIKHGTHVAGIIAAERKNGIGINGVASNAKIMVVRAVPDGDEYDKDIALGIRYAVDNGAKVINTSFGKYFSPNYQWVWDAIKYAAAHDVLIVNAAGNEGLNLDEKMVYPNDQTPENPNEIADNFLTVGALNYEYGSGLVAGFSNYGKKNVDVFAPGVKIWSTTPNNTYEYLQGTSMAAPEVAGVAALIRGFYPKLTAAQVKQVIIDSGLSTNATVIVGGDRNNTMKFTDLSTSGKMVNLYNALILASQLSNNL
- a CDS encoding M1 family metallopeptidase; this translates as MKKLIFNILFLSVFAIQAQNSKYWQQHVDYKMDVNMNVENYQYSGTQELEYTNNSPDTLHRVFYHLFNNAFQPESEMNARLKSIADPDSRMVINKGTRENPDFESRISKLSPEEIGYLHVTELSQDGEKVDFNEEGTILVVDLANEILPGEKTTFNLKFKGQVPVQIRRSGRNNADGVALSMTQWYPKLAEYDYEGWHADPYIAREFYGVWGDFDVKITIDKNYILGGSGVLQNAEEIGYGYQKEGVQVKKQKGKTLTWHFKAHDVHDFAWAADPEYIHDSMMTKSGVKLHFLYKNDPEVIDAWKKVQPKTAELLEFYNENIGPYPWKQYSVIQGGDGGMEYANCTLITGGKKLSGLYSTTAHELAHSWFQQLLGTNESEHPWMDEGFTTYISTLAKNQIAGKNSENHWQASYRDYYYIVRSGLEQPMTTHSDRYRVNAAYSVAAYDKGAVFLAQLGYIIGPENLAKTLNRYYDEWKFKHPSPNDFIRLAEKVTGAELSWYLNDWTRTTNHIDYGIDSVETSKENTTVNLQRIGLMPMPLDVKVTFADGSTDAYYIPLRIMRWEKPALEDQSRTVLYDWPWAFPNYQFEIPSSKGKVSEIVIDDTGLMADIDRSNNSWSASQASEDFGK
- the rnpA gene encoding ribonuclease P protein component, whose amino-acid sequence is MNESFGKPEKLKSQKLIDELFLKGKSIKAFPLKLMYLERPISGEAEIKTGVSVPKKLIKTAVKRNRIKRLMREIFRKNKYLVYKDLSRTYSFMFIYISKEEIPYEKLEKSMQKLLEQIQKMNR
- a CDS encoding S41 family peptidase, whose protein sequence is MKKRMLKRIILPVVLVGILVGTASFKSDFFAIAKQIEIFTTLFKEINMNYVDETNPAELMDTAIKSMLADLDPYTNYWNEQDVEAARINSAGEYTGIGAMVKTGADAITIVEAYKDYPADKAGLKPGDEIIKIGNINVSDFKEDAGELLNGAPESTIEITYRRQGEVKTTSLKRTSVELNAVPFYKLLDDKSGYIVLSRFNNKASAEVSRAVKDLRNKGAEKIILDLRNNPGGLLNEAINIANLFLPKGELIVTTKSAIEKYNREFFTQNEPIDTHIPLAILVNGRSASASEIVAGSIQDLDRGVIIGARSFGKGLVQRPRELAYGTQLKITISRYYTPSGRCIQALDYRHRDEKGKAIRKTSADYNQFTTRNGRKVFDGGGILPDIQLETSKLADITSSLLYQDAIFDYATKYYYAHQISDPSEFKFTDSDYADFKKFLETSGFKYETQTEKNLDELIESAEKEEIKARIAEETTAMRSSLKNYKKQELDKQKTEIVDLLRDEIIKRYFYKEGLYEYYTQHNPEIEKAQEILSNPVAYSKILK
- a CDS encoding sterol desaturase family protein, which gives rise to METFLSFFENMAAWQKLVWLSSVLILFWILEGFYSLVKFKYNKWEHARTNLILLGFVLLINLGFGILTAGVFIWLNNSNFGLLHFIELPIWAELVVSLMVLDLIAQYFVHFLLHKIRWMWRLHIIHHSEIHVDVTTGTRHHPFDYLIREIFALIAVIIMGMPLAFYLFYRILSVFFTYFSHANLSLPKKLDKALSYVFVTPNMHKFHHHYELPWTDSNYGNILSIWDRIFGTMVYEDTRNIRYGIDIVDDSTSQDLGFQLKIPFNRSIKTTRN
- a CDS encoding GNAT family N-acetyltransferase — its product is MEDLRISIKEFHELSLDELYDILQLRSEVFVVEQDCVYQDIDGKDRKAIHVVGFKNNEVVAYTRCFKPGFYFTEAAIGRVVVKKSERKFGYGHAIMEASHKAINRFFNTSEIRLSAQQYLIKFYESHGYETSGEGYLEDGIPHINMLKKA
- the rpiB gene encoding ribose 5-phosphate isomerase B, with product MKISIGNDHAGTEYKELLQTELENWGHSVINHGTNSEDSVDYPDFVHPVADDVESKKADFGIIICGSGNGANMTANKHQGVRSALCWNVEIAKLARSHNDANILSIPARFVDKDLALEMMSAFLNTKFEGGRHQRRIDKIPAKKSC